The Litoribacterium kuwaitense genomic sequence TCTTTTGCCCTTGTGATCCCCAGCAGCCCATTGGCATTTGCCTGGTCGTAATAACAAATCCCTCCTGCTTTATGGACAATATCTGTAAACTCCTTGATTCTCGGATTAAAAATTCCCGTGTCTTCCGGATTAGCAACGACAAAACCCGCTGTTCTCTCGGAAACCACTCTTTTCAAATCTTCTAATTTAGGAAAACCTTCCTTATCAGGCTGCAGTGTAATAATTTTATAACCTTTAACGACGGCCGTTGCCGTCTGTGAAGGATGTGAAAACATTGTCGTTATAATTTCGTCTCTCTTGACTGCTTCGCCGTTCGCTTCGTGCTTTGCTCTAACAATCGAAGCCATTGCAAATAATGCTTGTGTTCCACCGCTTGGCTGGAAAGAAAAATAATCCATTCCTGATATTTCTCTCATAGCCAGGTCTAGCTGATAAATTAATTTAAGTACTCCTTGAACTGTACTCTCATCTTGTAGAGGATGAAGTTCGGTTAATTTTGGATCACGGACCAGCATTTCATTGATTTTTGGTATATACTTCATCGTACATGTCCCTTGTCCAATCTCTACATTTAAGTCCGACCCCAATGTTTCCTGCGACAAGCGCAAATAGTGGCGCAGTACTCTTGCCTGGGAAATTTCGGGTAGTTTTGGAGGGGTTCTTCTTACCATATCCAATGGGATTTCAGAAACGCCGTCGCCTACTTGAGATTCGATTTCTCCCCCCGCTTTTGGAACCATAACTCCCCTTTCACCAGGTGTGTGAAGTTCAAAAATAATCGGTTCGTCCCATTTCGCCTGATGGAAGTTTCTTACTTTGTAATCTCTATCGATTTTTTTCATCCATTCGTCACCCCTTTGCCTATTGTCAAATTACTGCGTGACATACTCTTGAATAGCTTCAACCAACTGATCAATATCTTTTTTTGAATGTATTTCTGTTACACAGTACAACGCGCTCTGCCCAAGTTCCGGAAATGATTGCGACAAATCTTTCCCAGCGAAAATGCCTTTATTTAACAAGAAGTGGTTAATTTCTGCAATTGTGTAACCCGTATGATTAAAGTCGACCACAAATTCTTTGAAGTTTGTTGAGGCGAATCGTGATGCTTGCACACCGTTAATTTTAGATAATTCCTGTACTGCATATTGTGAATTTTGTAAAATTGTCTGCCCCAGTTCAAACATCCCATGCGGTCCTAAAAGAGCCAGATATACTCCGGCGGTAATCCCCCACAATGCCGTTTGCGTACCGACAAATTCCTTGGCTTTGATTCTGTCATGTAAAGAAGTTCGTTCAAAAGCAACATCTCCAAAGCCATATTCTCCTTCCACAACTGTTGGAACTATTCCAAACAAACGGGAAGGATACTCTCGAACAAATTTTTCTTCATCTCTTGTTGCAATAAAGCCCGCCTGACCTCCGCCATAGTTCATATGCATTCCTAGAGGCTGTAAATTCCCACACACAATATCTGCTCCATATTGGCTTGGCGCTTCAAG encodes the following:
- the gcvPB gene encoding aminomethyl-transferring glycine dehydrogenase subunit GcvPB, with amino-acid sequence MKKIDRDYKVRNFHQAKWDEPIIFELHTPGERGVMVPKAGGEIESQVGDGVSEIPLDMVRRTPPKLPEISQARVLRHYLRLSQETLGSDLNVEIGQGTCTMKYIPKINEMLVRDPKLTELHPLQDESTVQGVLKLIYQLDLAMREISGMDYFSFQPSGGTQALFAMASIVRAKHEANGEAVKRDEIITTMFSHPSQTATAVVKGYKIITLQPDKEGFPKLEDLKRVVSERTAGFVVANPEDTGIFNPRIKEFTDIVHKAGGICYYDQANANGLLGITRAKEAGFDMCFFNLHKTFAAPHMCGGPATGALGVTEELKEFLPGPIVAYEDDTYYLDDGLKSTIGKVREFHGVPQTVVRAYSWIRSLGPEGLKQVAEVAVLNNNYMYHHVLKIKGADAPYIPGKRLEQVRYSWEKLTEDTGVTTEDVQRRMTDFGHHYWTSHHPYVVPQPFTLEPTESYSKEDLDEYIAALTQISNEAYEEPEKVRSAPYNSVIHKMDEQDYLDNPKKWSITWRAYKKKHL